GCTTCTATATCAGATAGTGGGCAGTAGTTTATAGGGACACCTCCCTTTGCAATCATGTTTTTTTGCCTTGTTCAAAGGCGCAAAGGGGCTTTGTTAAACTGAATTCTTGCATTTAATAAACCACTTGGACTTGGGTTCTTCTTCTAGCGAGAAGGACTCAGGTCCTTTTTGCTAACGTAGGATAAACTTGTAGTATTTCCTACCCTGGTCGGAGTTCTTTTATCTAAAATTTGTTACAATAGTAAAGAAAGGATGCGATTATGAGAAAAGTTCAATTTTTTCTGCTGATAGAAAGTATGCTCTTTACTATGGCAGCTTTTGATGTCGTTGCCAATGAGGCCAGTCGGACCTTGTTGCTCTTCTCAGCCTTACTCTTACTGGCCTGGTATTTTCTAGGACGGCGTTTAAATAGTGTCTTATTAGTCAGCTCGCTGTCTTTAGTATTTCTGGTCTTTGTCTTAAATCCCTATTTCATCATAGGTGTTATGCTCCTGGTTGTTTATATGTTTGTCAATTTCTTCTCACGTTATGAGAAACGCAATCAGTACACTCAGATAGTATTTACTGACTATGCCTTACAAGTGCAAAAAGAAAAGAATAGGTGGTTTGGAAATCATGACCATTCACAAGACCGTTTTGGTTTTGAAGACATCAATATTGTCCGTTTGTTTGGCAATGATGTAGTCGATTTGGATAAGACAGTCTTGGTGGGGCGAGATAATATTGTCGTCATTCGAAAAACTTTTGGTAGGACAAAAATTATCGTTCCAATCGATGTGGAGGTTTCTTTGACAGCCACCACTGTTTATGGAAAAGTAACCTTCCTTGAACATTCGACTTGGGATTTACGAAATGAGAGTATCGCTATCAATAGCCCCGACTATCAAGAATCTCATAAACGCGTAAAGGTTGTGACAAATAATATTTTCGGAGATGTGGAGGTAGTTCGCGTATGAGAAAACGTACCTATTTCCTCCTGGCCTGGTTTGCCAGCCTGATTGTATTTGTGGTCATTTCTTCTACTCTCCCCCTCCTCAACCATTCGCTCTTAGATGTTAATTTATGGACTTCTACAGAACAACTTGTTTTTACTCTTATTCTTTTAGTTATCGTACTGACTCTCTTTTTAGCGGTCATGGTTCAAACGGTTAGTCTGGCTTCCACTCAGGTTATGCGAGCAAAGTTACAGGCTATTTTGAAAAATAAAAGTATCCGAACAGATAGTGAAAATGATCAACTCTTACTTCAATTGTCGGACAAGGTTAGGACCTTGACCCGTCAAGTCCAGTTGGTAGATAATCAAGATTTGGTTAAGCGAGAGGAAATTGTTGAGGGCGAACGAAAACGGATTGCCAGAGATTTGCATGATACGGTCAGTCAAGAATTGTTTGCGACCAGTATGATTTTATCGGGTCTGTCCTCCAGTTTACCTAATCTGCCCCAGGAAACCTTGCAAGAGCAGTTGGTTTTGGTCAAGGATATGATTGAGGCTGCCCAGAGGGATTTGCGGATTTTACTACTTCATCTCCGACCAAGTGAGCTAGAGAGCAAGACCTTGGTAGAAGGCTTCGAACTCATTTTACGAGAGGTCAGTGATAAGAGTAATATCATCGTCCATTTCCAACATGAAGTGGAAGAGCTACCAAAGCTGATCGAGGAACACCTCTTTCGAATTGCCCAGGAAATTATCAGCAATACCCTGCGTCATGCCAAGGCCAAGCATCTGGATGTTTATCTTATCCAAAAAGAAACTGAGTTACAGCTAAAAATGACGGATGATGGTGTTGGTTTCAAGCAAGAGGAGGGCGGCGACCTTAGTTATGGCTTGCAAAATATTCGGGAACGGGTGGAAGATATGGCAGGGACCATTCAGATTCGCTCAGCGCTGAATAAGGGTGTTGCCATTGATATTCGTATCCCACTATTGAAAGGAAAAGAAGATGAATACGATTCGAGTGATGCTAGTTGACGATCATGAAATGGTTCGTCTAGGTTTGAAAAGTTATTTAAATTTACAGGCAGATGTGGAAGTTGTTGCAGAAGCTAGCGATGGTGAAGAGGGGCTGAGAAAGGCCCTGGAAGTCAAGCCAGATGTGGTGGTCATGGACTTGGTTATGCCAAAGATGACAGGTGTAGAAGCTACCTTAGCTCTTCTTAAGGAATGGCCTCAAGCACAGATTGTCATTTTGACTTCCTACCTTGACAATGAGAAAATTTATCCAGTTCTAGAAGCGGGTGCTAAAGGATATATGTTAAAAACCTCTAGTGCTGATGAGATTTTGACTGCTATTCGCAAGGTGGCGCGTGGGGAATTTGCTATTGAAACCGAAGTGGAGAAAAAAGTGGAACACCATAAACGCCACCCAGACTTGCACGATGACTTAACGGCCCGCGAACGTGAAATATTAACCCTACTAGCCAAGGGTTATGACAACCAACGAATTGCGGATGAGTCCTTCATTTCCTTGAAAACCGTAAAAACCCACGTTTCCAATATTCTCTCTAAACTTGCGGTTAGCGATAGGACCCAAGCGGTTGTCTATG
The nucleotide sequence above comes from Streptococcus sp. 29887. Encoded proteins:
- a CDS encoding response regulator transcription factor; this encodes MNTIRVMLVDDHEMVRLGLKSYLNLQADVEVVAEASDGEEGLRKALEVKPDVVVMDLVMPKMTGVEATLALLKEWPQAQIVILTSYLDNEKIYPVLEAGAKGYMLKTSSADEILTAIRKVARGEFAIETEVEKKVEHHKRHPDLHDDLTAREREILTLLAKGYDNQRIADESFISLKTVKTHVSNILSKLAVSDRTQAVVYAFQHGLVAQEEE
- the liaF gene encoding cell wall-active antibiotics response protein LiaF, whose translation is MRKVQFFLLIESMLFTMAAFDVVANEASRTLLLFSALLLLAWYFLGRRLNSVLLVSSLSLVFLVFVLNPYFIIGVMLLVVYMFVNFFSRYEKRNQYTQIVFTDYALQVQKEKNRWFGNHDHSQDRFGFEDINIVRLFGNDVVDLDKTVLVGRDNIVVIRKTFGRTKIIVPIDVEVSLTATTVYGKVTFLEHSTWDLRNESIAINSPDYQESHKRVKVVTNNIFGDVEVVRV
- a CDS encoding sensor histidine kinase, with amino-acid sequence MRKRTYFLLAWFASLIVFVVISSTLPLLNHSLLDVNLWTSTEQLVFTLILLVIVLTLFLAVMVQTVSLASTQVMRAKLQAILKNKSIRTDSENDQLLLQLSDKVRTLTRQVQLVDNQDLVKREEIVEGERKRIARDLHDTVSQELFATSMILSGLSSSLPNLPQETLQEQLVLVKDMIEAAQRDLRILLLHLRPSELESKTLVEGFELILREVSDKSNIIVHFQHEVEELPKLIEEHLFRIAQEIISNTLRHAKAKHLDVYLIQKETELQLKMTDDGVGFKQEEGGDLSYGLQNIRERVEDMAGTIQIRSALNKGVAIDIRIPLLKGKEDEYDSSDAS